One bacterium genomic window carries:
- the tig gene encoding trigger factor — protein MDVQISNGDKWKRHLEISLTSTELKPHVEKTLRVFQKQARLDGFRPGKVPMHLVEKLFSDEARRKAIEELVPNLLAEVREQHRLRTVGPAQLDEVKIDENDGLKLRATVEVEPVAELKSYSGFTLDQAVYEVTVEDVEEVLGRLREQHSWLESVESGAQPGHLVTVDIQVTDAGGVPLIGRHHKDQRFRIAEPDASDDDFTPQLIGVKPDEMRMVRITTPDAEGKPQEKYYRVEVKEVAEVKLPELDDELARTIGNYETLAALRQAVGADLRAQAEQRSREELNDAIIEEVLKHNPLELPDGMLAAYANAYFENLQETFKNVQGLKEEDLREEARKRTIRYLKWRYLREQVAEVEHLLVNEDEMRAHLTALAAARNEDPQRLINKTLNDEKTREDLRDQLENHKVLAFLAGKMKIEQRRVLYKDRNKSRIVTV, from the coding sequence TTGGATGTTCAAATTTCGAACGGCGACAAGTGGAAACGCCATCTGGAAATCAGTCTCACCTCCACCGAACTCAAACCGCATGTCGAGAAGACACTGCGAGTTTTCCAAAAACAGGCCCGGCTGGACGGCTTTCGCCCCGGCAAAGTGCCGATGCACCTGGTCGAAAAGTTGTTCAGCGATGAAGCCAGGCGCAAAGCCATCGAAGAGTTGGTGCCCAACCTGCTTGCCGAGGTTCGCGAGCAACACCGTTTGCGCACCGTCGGCCCGGCGCAGCTCGACGAAGTGAAAATTGATGAGAATGACGGTCTCAAGCTGCGCGCCACCGTCGAAGTCGAACCGGTGGCCGAGTTGAAGAGCTACAGCGGTTTTACTCTTGATCAGGCCGTTTATGAAGTCACTGTCGAAGACGTCGAGGAAGTACTCGGCCGGCTGCGGGAACAGCACAGTTGGCTGGAGAGCGTCGAGAGCGGGGCGCAGCCGGGCCATTTGGTCACGGTCGATATTCAGGTGACCGATGCCGGCGGCGTGCCGTTGATCGGCCGGCATCACAAAGACCAGCGCTTTCGCATCGCGGAACCGGACGCTTCTGACGATGATTTCACCCCGCAACTGATTGGCGTGAAGCCGGACGAAATGCGCATGGTGCGAATCACGACGCCGGACGCCGAGGGCAAGCCCCAGGAAAAGTACTATCGCGTCGAAGTCAAGGAAGTGGCGGAAGTGAAGCTGCCCGAGCTTGATGATGAGTTGGCGCGCACGATCGGCAATTATGAGACGCTGGCGGCCTTGCGCCAGGCCGTCGGCGCAGACCTGCGCGCGCAGGCGGAACAGCGCAGCCGCGAAGAGCTGAACGACGCCATTATCGAAGAAGTGCTCAAGCACAACCCGCTGGAATTGCCGGACGGCATGCTGGCGGCCTATGCCAATGCCTATTTTGAAAACCTGCAGGAGACCTTCAAAAACGTGCAAGGCCTCAAGGAAGAAGACCTGCGCGAAGAGGCGCGCAAGCGCACGATTCGGTATTTGAAATGGCGTTATCTCCGCGAGCAGGTGGCGGAAGTTGAGCATCTCCTCGTCAATGAAGACGAGATGCGTGCGCACCTGACCGCCCTGGCGGCGGCGCGCAATGAAGACCCGCAACGGCTGATCAACAAGACGCTCAACGATGAAAAAACGCGCGAAGATTTGCGTGACCAGCTCGAGAACCACAAAGTGCTCGCCTTTCTGGCGGGCAAAATGAAAATCGAGCAGCGCCGCGTGCTCTACAAAGATCGGAATAAGTCCAGGATCGTTACCGTTTAA
- a CDS encoding roadblock/LC7 domain-containing protein: MYPDNDTLPLTDTPEIESPAAKAPQFSIEQKMASIVTLGNYEAALLFSEEGLPIAQAISPAGPATDADRIAEMAITLQEVSRMAATLGGISRLREVAIEGDNHRRIVFRFFRAFEQSVVLAVVVPPAKAYKQKTNELEKLIIGESF; encoded by the coding sequence ATGTATCCTGATAATGATACCCTCCCCCTGACCGATACTCCGGAAATCGAGAGCCCGGCAGCGAAAGCGCCGCAGTTTTCGATCGAACAAAAAATGGCCAGCATCGTGACGCTGGGGAATTATGAAGCCGCGCTGCTGTTCAGCGAGGAAGGGCTGCCGATTGCGCAGGCGATCAGCCCGGCAGGGCCGGCGACGGACGCTGATCGCATTGCCGAGATGGCGATCACCTTGCAGGAGGTGAGCCGCATGGCCGCCACCCTCGGCGGAATTTCCCGGTTGCGCGAAGTCGCGATCGAGGGCGACAATCACCGCCGCATCGTGTTTCGTTTCTTCCGCGCCTTCGAACAGTCCGTGGTGCTGGCCGTGGTCGTGCCGCCCGCCAAAGCTTACAAGCAAAAGACCAACGAGTTGGAGAAGCTGATCATCGGCGAGTCCTTCTGA